CAGGCCGCATCCGCCGCGGATCCACGACGCTCCTACCATGGCTCCGCGCGCACCCTCGAGCGCGAGGAGCAACGGCCCCGAGGCCGTCGCCGCCGGGCACGCGCGACCGCTCGCTCGGTGGGCCGGTGGACTGCAGCGGCCCCGGCAGACAAGCGGGAAACGGCTACACCAGAAGTCGGCATGGAAGGTGCCGCCAAGACGTCGGCCACCCCACCCGCGGCATCAAGCCCCGTCACCGCGCAGCACAAGACGGCCACCGGCCTCGAAAGCAGGGCTGGTCGCTCGGGCAACACGGCCTCGCGTCCGAGCGCGAGCCGCCTTGCGCCTGCTCGAAGGGGCATGCTGGGAATGGCCCAGATACAAGGGACGGGTCGCACTGCCTACCAACACTGGTATCGGGTGTTGCACAACCGTATCGCTCGCAGGCTCGTCTTCCCGCGTCGCAGGCAACTTGAAATGGACCAGGGCACAAGCCGCTACCGTATCTGGGTCCGGCGTGACGGCTCGCTCGCACGCGCACCGGCACTGATTCGGTCGAGCGGCTTCGACGACCTGGATCAGGCCGCGCTTGCAGCCATCGAGCAGAGCGCGCCCTTCCCTGCCGTGCCGCGCGACTTCGCCCCCCGTGCCCGCGAAATCGCCATCCGAGTCCCCATCGAGTTCTCCAACCCGATGTTCCGTTAGCCCATGGTTGCCGCGCGTGGCGTGATGCGGCAGTGCCTACGCGCGGCGGCTGCGAAGACGGCGCAGGACCTCGGCTCGTTCCGGCCGGCGCATGGGACCCTCGTAGAGCTTCAAGAGCTCATCGAACGTGCGCTCGTAACCCGGACCCGAATCGGGCTCGTCCAAGGCCAAACGACGCCACAACAGCGTTTCCAGCATGCGGTAGCGCGAAGCGCTTCGCAGCATGCGCCACAGGAACGTCAGCGCGTTCAGGTCACCGGGCTCGACGCGCTCTGCACGCAGCGCGTATGCGGCGGCAAGCTTGGGGCTATGGAGCTCCTCGAGGGCCAGCCTGGCCGCCTCCATCCAGGCCTTGCGTCGTTCCGCGCGGTCGAGGTTGTCATCCCTCGCCCGCCTGCGCTGCTCGGCAATTCGCCGACGTATGTCGTCCGCCTCGCTGTCGGCAAGGCGCAGCATCCTGAGCAGGGTGAAGAGCACGAGCAGCCCTCCAACAACAACCAGCAGCAGCTTTGCGTTCTCTGGTGTCATGCCTTGAGCGCCACGTCCAGGCCGAAGGGAACCGTCTGCGGCCCTTCACAACCACGGTGCCTTTGCACACCCCGCATAGGTTGGTCTACATAGTCGACTTTGACACACGGATGCTAGTCGGCAACATGG
The Pseudomonadota bacterium genome window above contains:
- a CDS encoding TonB family protein is translated as MGRTEAVHAALASVVGHGVFALFLALLPAVHLESQDPERAFVEIELLQLAPHASESPLAGPSCGRDCTREATPRPMPARQGKQAASAADPRRSYHGSARTLEREEQRPRGRRRRARATARSVGRWTAAAPADKRETATPEVGMEGAAKTSATPPAASSPVTAQHKTATGLESRAGRSGNTASRPSASRLAPARRGMLGMAQIQGTGRTAYQHWYRVLHNRIARRLVFPRRRQLEMDQGTSRYRIWVRRDGSLARAPALIRSSGFDDLDQAALAAIEQSAPFPAVPRDFAPRAREIAIRVPIEFSNPMFR